The following proteins come from a genomic window of Mauremys mutica isolate MM-2020 ecotype Southern chromosome 7, ASM2049712v1, whole genome shotgun sequence:
- the OVOL1 gene encoding putative transcription factor Ovo-like 1: MPRAFLVKKSCVSVGKRNWSELPDEERGEIYVPVCLGGCALGKDLEPSVAEAPSYPMPLDLTLRDPSYTAAQLPGGVPPAGQHNGFLRPKMKVTLGEGPSELFSCPVCQKGFSYQRMLNRHLKCHSEVKRHLCPYCGKGFNDTFDLKRHVRTHTGVRPYKCHLCDKAFTQRCSLESHLKKIHGVQQRYAYKERRAKLYVCEECGCTADSQESHLLHLREQHPDSPLLRKASRKAATSLQSALPTLLQSSPHL; encoded by the exons ATGCCTCGGGCTTTCTTAGTGAAAAAATCCTGTGTGTCTGTGGGCAAGAGGAACTGGAGTGAATTGCCTGATGAAGAGAGAGGAGAGATCTATGTACCAG TCTGCCTGGGGGGCTGTGCCCTGGGCAAGGACTTGGAGCCCTCGGTGGCCGAAGCCCCCTCGTATCCGATGCCCCTGGACCTGACCCTGCGAGATCCAAGCTACAcggctgcccagctccctgggGGGGTGCCCCCAGCTGGGCAGCACAATGGATTCCTGCGGCCCAAAATGAAG GTGACGCTGGGCGAGGGGCCAAGCGAGCTGTTCTCCTGCCCCGTGTGCCAGAAGGGCTTCAGCTACCAGCGCATGCTCAACCGGCACCTCAAGTGTCACAGCGAGGTCAAGCGCCACCTGTGCCCCTACTGCGGGAAGGGCTTCAACGACACCTTCGACCTCAAACGCCACGTCCGCACCCACACAG gcGTGCGCCCGTACAAGTGCCACCTGTGCGACAAGGCCTTCACGCAGCGCTGCTCGCTGGAGTCGCACCTGAAGAAGATCCATGGGGTGCAGCAGCGCTACGCCTACAAGGAACGGCGGGCCAAGCTCTACGTGTGTGAGGAGTGCGGCTGCACGGCCGACAGCCAGGAGAGCCACCTGCTCCATCTGCGAGAGCAGCACCCCGACAGCCCCCTGCTGCGCAAGGCCTCGCGCAAGGCAGCTACCTCCCTGCAGAGTGCCCTCCCCACGCTGCTGCAGAGCAGCCCGCACCTGTGA